Proteins found in one Corynebacterium zhongnanshanii genomic segment:
- a CDS encoding glycoside hydrolase family 25 protein: MFSISKRRTKRTTPARITATALAGTGLTVAALVATEVVAVPSWADLDGVDVASHQHPGGAAIDWQQLAAQGQKFAFVKATEGTGYTNPFFTTDSQKAQEAGIMPGSYHYAKPGNRDPRGEARFYATTLATGPQPSLPPALDLEETGGLSTPELQSWVREWVDEIKKQTGRKPIIYTYYAFWKGQMGNTTEFSEYPLWLAYYNDTPPGDIPGGWDEMTFWQYTGQGRLPGVVTDVDLNTYYGDDASLKALASDMPANTTAGAISQALKPIKKATGKEAQVANTIEHVTGVDVPLTTDFMMLVLGVVGGRLPAETLLTQGAVQTQTQGKSGTNASGSSNGDTITIPTAEGARGSVVSSQQILKAVQALAHALNETNANGKQIPVDQLLALAKQAGINPGAGNKVSDVNMGQLLKLLQQYGETQDWAGKLASDEVDADPLAYVNLAKALLGATPTEAGRQAAAGLDLPALLRPIVAAAAENGDLPPEFAQLMNAGSAVFGGSSSEAPDANAEETPEAPAAPEAAEAPAAPENADASQGADAAAE, translated from the coding sequence ATGTTCTCTATCTCTAAGCGCCGCACCAAGCGCACAACCCCAGCACGCATCACCGCAACCGCACTCGCGGGAACTGGCCTGACCGTCGCCGCCCTCGTCGCCACCGAAGTGGTAGCAGTCCCATCCTGGGCAGACCTCGACGGCGTGGACGTCGCCAGCCACCAGCACCCAGGTGGCGCCGCCATCGACTGGCAGCAGCTCGCCGCCCAAGGCCAGAAGTTCGCCTTCGTGAAGGCCACCGAAGGCACCGGCTACACCAACCCGTTCTTCACCACGGATAGCCAAAAGGCCCAGGAAGCCGGCATCATGCCTGGCAGCTACCACTACGCAAAGCCGGGCAACCGCGACCCTCGCGGCGAAGCCCGCTTCTACGCCACCACTCTGGCCACCGGCCCTCAGCCATCCCTGCCGCCAGCCCTGGACTTGGAGGAGACCGGCGGACTGAGCACCCCAGAGCTCCAGAGCTGGGTGCGCGAATGGGTCGATGAGATCAAGAAGCAGACCGGCCGCAAGCCGATCATCTACACCTACTACGCCTTCTGGAAGGGCCAGATGGGCAACACCACTGAGTTCAGTGAATACCCACTGTGGTTGGCCTACTACAACGACACCCCTCCAGGCGACATCCCCGGCGGATGGGATGAGATGACCTTCTGGCAGTACACCGGTCAGGGACGTCTGCCGGGCGTCGTGACTGATGTGGACCTCAACACCTACTACGGCGACGACGCATCCCTGAAGGCCCTGGCCTCTGACATGCCAGCCAACACCACCGCGGGCGCTATCTCCCAGGCCCTGAAGCCGATCAAGAAGGCGACGGGTAAGGAGGCGCAGGTGGCTAACACCATCGAGCACGTTACCGGTGTGGATGTGCCTCTGACCACGGACTTCATGATGCTGGTCTTGGGCGTGGTGGGCGGCCGCCTGCCAGCCGAGACCCTCCTGACCCAGGGCGCCGTGCAGACTCAGACCCAGGGCAAGAGCGGCACCAATGCGTCCGGTTCCTCTAACGGCGACACCATCACGATCCCCACCGCCGAAGGCGCACGCGGCTCCGTGGTGTCCAGCCAGCAGATTCTGAAGGCTGTCCAGGCCCTGGCTCATGCGCTGAATGAGACCAATGCGAACGGCAAGCAGATCCCTGTGGATCAGCTCCTGGCCCTGGCCAAGCAGGCCGGCATCAACCCGGGCGCTGGCAACAAGGTCAGCGACGTCAACATGGGCCAGCTGCTGAAGCTGCTGCAGCAGTACGGCGAGACGCAGGACTGGGCTGGCAAGCTGGCCTCGGACGAGGTGGACGCCGATCCGTTGGCCTACGTGAATCTGGCGAAGGCGCTGCTGGGCGCCACCCCGACGGAGGCTGGTCGCCAGGCCGCGGCGGGTCTGGATCTGCCGGCGCTGCTGCGTCCTATCGTGGCGGCCGCTGCGGAAAATGGCGATCTGCCGCCGGAGTTCGCTCAGCTGATGAACGCGGGTAGTGCCGTGTTCGGCGGTTCTAGCAGCGAGGCTCCGGACGCGAACGCCGAAGAAACCCCCGAAGCCCCTGCTGCTCCAGAGGCTGCGGAGGCCCCGGCTGCTCCGGAGAACGCCGATGCTTCGCAGGGTGCCGACGCCGCAGCGGAGTAG